The DNA region TCTTATGGCTGTCTATAAATTGTTCTGGGATGAATTCTCTTCCTGGTTCCTTGAGATCATTAAGCCGGCTTATGGACAAGGCATTCACAGTATGGTTCGTAATGCTGCGATTTGCTATTTTGACAATTTGCTTCGTCTGCTTCATCCGTTCATGCCGTTCATTACCGAAGAGCTCTGGCAACAGATGTATGAGCGTGAGGAGGGTGAGAGCATCATGGTATGTCCTTTGAGTATGGATGCCCATGTAGACAGCGAGATGATTCAGCAATTCGAAGTGGTGAAGGAAGTTATCAGTAACGTTCGTTCTATCCGTTTGCAGAAAAACATAGTTCAGAAGGAAGCACTGGAATTGCAGGTGCTTGGTGAGAATCCGGTTGATGCATTCAACTTGGTTATCATGAAGATGTGTAATCTCTCGGCAATTGATGTGGTAGATACTAAAACCGAAGGTGCTGCTTCATTCATGGTAGGAACTACGGAATATGCCGTACCTCTGAATATGATTGATGTAGAAGCTGAAATAGCCCGTATGGAAGCAGAATTGAAGCACAAAGAAGGTTTCTTGCAAGGCGTCATGAAGAAGCTGAGCAATGAGAAGTTTGTGAATAATGCTCCTGCCGCTGTCCTTGAACTGGAACGTAAGAAACAGGCGGATGCGGAAAGTATTATCAACTCTCTGAAAGAGAGTATTGCTGCGCTGAAGAAATGATTTATTAGTGATTAAGGTTTAGTGATAAGTGGCTGCGCTATTATTCCGCATGGTACTAATCACTAATCGCTAGTTAATTATTACTTAATCGTTTATCACTAAACGAATTAGCCCTTGCAATATCCGATTACTGCAAGGGCTAATTTATTTTTTATAAATCAAATGCTATTACTTTTCCAGCAGTTCTTTCAGAAAAGAATCCAACTCTTCATCCAGACCTTTCAGCAATTCTTCGTTCACAAGCAACGTATCATCATCCATCAGCAGTAACTCTACAATTGTCTCCTTTTCATCATCCACTAATACAAAAGAGTAAGGTTTCAGAATAGCCAGTTTTTCAAAGTCACCTCCGTTCTTCATGTTGTGGAGTAAGGTAGAAAGAATACGTTCTGCATTTTCGTAGAAATCATCTCCGTCATAAGTCATCCATTCCTCGATAGAGACACAAGCCAGATATTCGTCTTCGTCATCAAAGATGGACAATTCGCCGGAATTCTGGTTGGCTTGCAGATGGATGTCGGTTACAATGGTTTGCTCACAGCCGCAAGTGTATTTGGCGACTGCCTGTTTAATGCCCTTTTCAAGGAGTGATAATGATGCTTGGCTCAGTTTCATAATAGATATTCTTTCTTAATGGACGTTCAAAGGTATAAAAAAAATAATTACCTCTGCATCATTTCTCTAAAAATCATTTTTAAATCTTTCCATTTGGGCGTTCAGCCGGGTCATTCCCTCCTTTCGCTCTTGTAATTCGTTCAGGTAACGGGTTATTGCGAAGTAATTGGGGATATCCATGAGGTCCACGCCTTCCTGAGTTTTCTTCTCGTCTATTTTGTCTACATCGTATGCTACTTTCTGTGCTTTCAAGGCCCATTCTTCTGCTGTATGAATACTGTCCTGCATTTCGTATCCTAAGGCAATGTTATAGGCGGCATACATTTTCTGCTTTCCTTTTTTCTTTTTCTCATAGGTTTGCTTCCAAAGTTCAATAGCTTTGTCCCAGTTCTCTTCGCGGACAAAGACTGCGGCATCACGCATATTTACGGAACCGCCTGTAAAGAGATAGCGGGAAGCTGTTTTCCAATGTGGCAGCATATGGTTCACGGGGATAGTGCCGGCAAATTCGGAAGCCTCTCTCAGCATCTCTTTTTCACTGATGAGTCCTGCGCCTGCCTGTGCCATACTGGGAGCTGCATGATCCCAGAAGATGCTGTCGCTGGCGTTGACTGTCACCATCGGACCGTTGCGTTGGGGCAGATACACTTTTACGGTAGGATATACTTTCAAGTCAAGCGTACCTGCATATACTCCCCATTCCGGTAAATATTCGATTTTACGGGTGGAGCGCATCTGTACGTTCTCCAAGGCAATCAGGAAGTCCGCACCTAGACTTTGGGTGAGCTTTTCCACTTCGTCTTTGCTAAGGGTGCTTTCGCGGGGAATCATATCATGGGCACGCAAGGCAGAGTCGCAAATAATCACTTCATCGAAATAATTCTCGTTGGCAATTGCCTCGGCCAATGATTCCGTGGCAATTTTGGCATCCCCATTGAAATACTTTGTCTTGCGTGCTATTTCTGTCTCATCTTTTTTCTTCTCATCTTTTTCTTCCAGAATTAGCTTGTTATCCGGGATAGGTGGCATATTATTTACCACAGCTACGCGTCTGAGGGCGGACGGAAAGCTGACTTCCGCCGGCAACATGTAGTCGATGGAGAGTT from Bacteroides sp. MSB163 includes:
- a CDS encoding DUF6340 family protein, which produces MTKYSYSLLVCCVLLFSGCQSIEQLSIDYMLPAEVSFPSALRRVAVVNNMPPIPDNKLILEEKDEKKKDETEIARKTKYFNGDAKIATESLAEAIANENYFDEVIICDSALRAHDMIPRESTLSKDEVEKLTQSLGADFLIALENVQMRSTRKIEYLPEWGVYAGTLDLKVYPTVKVYLPQRNGPMVTVNASDSIFWDHAAPSMAQAGAGLISEKEMLREASEFAGTIPVNHMLPHWKTASRYLFTGGSVNMRDAAVFVREENWDKAIELWKQTYEKKKKGKQKMYAAYNIALGYEMQDSIHTAEEWALKAQKVAYDVDKIDEKKTQEGVDLMDIPNYFAITRYLNELQERKEGMTRLNAQMERFKNDF